One Streptomyces sp. NBC_01217 genomic region harbors:
- the carA gene encoding glutamine-hydrolyzing carbamoyl-phosphate synthase small subunit, which translates to MTISTRGAAKAPAVLVLEDGRAFRGRAYGAVGETFGEAVFSTGMTGYQETLTDPSYHRQVVVMTAPHVGNTGVNDEDPESKRIWVAGYVVRDPARVPSNWRSQRSLDEELERQGVVGISGIDTRALTRHLRERGAMRVGIFSGDAVADEATLLARVKQAPEMVGADLSAEVATKETYVVPAIGTKKFTVAAIDLGIKGMTPRRMAERGIEVHVLPATATLDEVYAVEPDGVFFSNGPGDPATADHPVSVMQGVLERKTPLFGICFGNQILGRALGFGTYKLKYGHRGINQPVQDRTTGKVEVTAHNHGFAVDAPLDKVSDTKFGRAEVSHVCLNDQVVEGLQLLDQPAFSVQYHPEAAAGPHDAAYLFDRFVSLMEGQRA; encoded by the coding sequence ATGACGATCTCCACCCGGGGAGCCGCCAAAGCTCCCGCCGTACTCGTCCTGGAGGACGGCCGCGCCTTCCGCGGTCGCGCCTACGGGGCCGTGGGGGAGACCTTCGGCGAGGCGGTGTTCTCCACCGGCATGACCGGCTACCAGGAGACGCTGACCGACCCCTCGTACCACCGCCAGGTCGTCGTGATGACCGCCCCGCACGTCGGCAACACCGGTGTGAACGACGAGGACCCCGAGTCGAAGCGGATCTGGGTCGCCGGATATGTGGTGCGTGACCCCGCCCGGGTGCCGTCCAACTGGCGCTCGCAGCGCTCGCTCGACGAGGAGCTGGAGCGCCAGGGCGTCGTCGGCATCAGTGGCATCGACACCCGCGCCCTCACCCGCCACCTGCGCGAGCGCGGCGCCATGCGCGTCGGCATCTTCTCCGGTGACGCCGTCGCCGACGAGGCCACGCTGCTGGCCCGCGTCAAGCAAGCCCCCGAGATGGTGGGCGCCGACCTCTCCGCCGAGGTCGCCACCAAGGAGACGTACGTCGTCCCCGCGATCGGCACCAAGAAGTTCACCGTCGCCGCGATCGACCTCGGCATCAAGGGCATGACCCCGCGCCGGATGGCCGAGCGCGGCATCGAGGTGCACGTGCTGCCCGCCACCGCCACCCTCGACGAGGTGTACGCGGTCGAGCCCGACGGCGTCTTCTTCTCCAACGGCCCCGGCGACCCGGCCACCGCCGACCACCCGGTCTCCGTCATGCAGGGCGTCCTGGAGCGCAAAACCCCGCTCTTCGGCATCTGCTTCGGCAACCAGATCCTGGGCCGCGCCCTCGGCTTCGGCACGTACAAGCTGAAGTACGGCCACCGCGGCATCAACCAGCCCGTGCAGGACCGCACGACCGGCAAGGTCGAGGTCACCGCGCACAACCACGGCTTCGCCGTCGACGCCCCCCTCGACAAGGTGTCCGACACGAAGTTCGGCCGCGCCGAGGTCTCCCACGTCTGCCTGAACGACCAGGTCGTCGAGGGACTTCAGCTCCTCGACCAGCCGGCGTTCAGCGTCCAGTACCACCCCGAAGCAGCCGCGGGCCCGCACGATGCCGCGTACCTCTTCGACCGTTTCGTATCCCTGATGGAGGGCCAGCGTGCCTAA
- a CDS encoding PH-like domain-containing protein, translating to MTTLTPLHLQLAAEQKSAEVTDWSARISWVIALIVLIAFVYWLMRQGWKWRGSLQSGLPELSPTPDGFADGEKLLTLTGRYHASTTAGQWLDRIVAHGLGTRSRVELTLTHQGLDVVRPGAADFFVPAAALREARLDKGIAGKVLPEGGLLIITWAHGDKLIDSGFRSDRSAEHPAWVEAINQLTSTTEGTAR from the coding sequence GTGACAACACTCACCCCCCTGCACCTCCAGCTCGCAGCCGAGCAGAAGTCGGCCGAAGTGACCGACTGGTCCGCTCGCATCAGCTGGGTCATCGCACTGATCGTCCTCATCGCCTTCGTCTACTGGCTGATGCGCCAGGGATGGAAGTGGCGCGGGAGTCTCCAGTCCGGTCTGCCGGAGCTCAGCCCCACTCCGGACGGGTTCGCGGACGGCGAGAAGCTGCTCACGCTGACCGGCCGTTACCACGCCTCCACGACCGCCGGGCAGTGGCTCGACCGGATCGTCGCCCACGGCCTCGGCACCCGCAGCCGCGTCGAGCTCACCCTGACCCACCAGGGCCTCGATGTCGTACGACCCGGCGCGGCCGACTTCTTCGTCCCGGCCGCCGCACTGCGTGAGGCCCGGCTCGACAAGGGCATCGCGGGCAAGGTCCTCCCCGAGGGCGGCCTGCTGATCATCACCTGGGCACACGGCGACAAGCTGATCGACTCCGGTTTCCGCTCCGACCGCTCGGCCGAGCACCCGGCCTGGGTCGAGGCCATCAACCAACTCACCAGCACTACGGAAGGCACCGCACGATGA
- a CDS encoding dihydroorotase, translating to MSKILIRGAKILGGEPQDVLIDGETIAAVGTDIEAGDATVVEAAGQILLPGLVDLHTHLREPGREDSETVLTGTRAAAVGGFTAVHAMANTFPVADTAGVVEQVWRLGKESGYCDVQPIGAVTVGLEGKHLAELGAMHDSAAGVKVFSDDGKCVDDAVIMRRALEYVKAFDGVVAQHAQEPRLTEGAQMNEGIVSAELGLGGWPAVAEESIIARDVLLAAHVGSRVHICHLSTAGSVEIVRWAKSKGWNVTAEVTPHHLLLTDELVRSYDPVYKVNPPLRTEADVMALREALADGTIDCVATDHAPHPHEDKDCEWAAAAMGMVGLETALSVVQQTMVDTGLIDWAGVADRMSFRPAAIGRLDGHGRPVSAGEPANLTLVDPAYRGVVDPAGFASRSRNTPYEGRELPGRVTHTFLRGRATVVDGKLA from the coding sequence ATGAGCAAGATCCTTATCCGCGGCGCGAAGATCCTCGGCGGCGAACCCCAGGACGTCCTGATCGACGGCGAGACCATCGCGGCGGTCGGCACGGACATCGAGGCCGGTGACGCGACCGTCGTCGAGGCCGCCGGACAGATCCTCCTGCCCGGCCTGGTCGACCTCCACACCCACTTGCGCGAGCCCGGCCGCGAGGACTCCGAGACCGTCCTCACCGGCACCAGGGCGGCGGCCGTCGGCGGCTTCACCGCCGTGCACGCCATGGCCAACACCTTCCCGGTCGCCGACACCGCCGGTGTCGTCGAGCAGGTCTGGCGGCTGGGCAAGGAGTCCGGCTACTGCGACGTACAGCCGATCGGCGCCGTCACCGTCGGCCTGGAGGGCAAGCACCTCGCCGAACTGGGCGCCATGCACGATTCGGCCGCCGGGGTGAAGGTCTTCTCCGACGACGGCAAGTGCGTCGACGACGCGGTGATCATGCGCCGCGCCCTGGAGTACGTGAAGGCCTTCGACGGCGTCGTCGCCCAGCACGCCCAGGAGCCCCGCCTCACCGAGGGCGCCCAGATGAACGAGGGCATCGTCTCCGCGGAACTCGGTCTCGGCGGCTGGCCCGCCGTCGCCGAGGAGTCGATCATCGCCCGCGACGTCCTGCTCGCCGCCCACGTCGGCTCCCGGGTGCACATCTGTCACCTGTCGACCGCCGGCTCCGTGGAGATCGTGCGCTGGGCCAAGTCCAAGGGCTGGAACGTCACCGCCGAGGTCACCCCGCACCACCTGCTCCTCACCGACGAACTCGTACGGTCCTACGACCCGGTCTACAAGGTGAACCCGCCGCTGCGCACCGAGGCCGACGTCATGGCCCTGCGCGAGGCGCTCGCCGACGGCACGATCGACTGCGTCGCCACCGACCACGCCCCGCACCCGCACGAGGACAAGGACTGCGAGTGGGCCGCGGCCGCCATGGGCATGGTGGGCCTGGAGACCGCGCTCTCCGTCGTCCAGCAGACGATGGTCGACACCGGCCTCATCGACTGGGCGGGTGTCGCCGACCGGATGTCGTTCCGGCCGGCCGCCATCGGCCGTCTCGACGGACACGGCCGGCCCGTCTCGGCCGGTGAGCCCGCCAACCTCACGCTGGTCGATCCGGCATACCGTGGTGTCGTGGACCCCGCGGGCTTCGCCTCCCGCAGCCGCAACACTCCGTACGAGGGCCGCGAGCTGCCGGGGCGAGTCACCCACACCTTCCTGCGGGGCCGTGCCACGGTCGTCGACGGGAAGCTCGCGTGA
- a CDS encoding aspartate carbamoyltransferase catalytic subunit, which yields MKRHLISAADLTRDDAVLILDTAEEMARVADRPIKKLPTLRGRTVVNLFFEDSTRTRISFEAAAKRLSADVINFSAKGSSVSKGESLKDTALTLEAMGADAVVIRHGASGAPYRLATSGWIDGAVVNAGDGTHEHPTQALLDAFTMRRRLVGADSGLGRDLEGRRITIVGDILHSRVARSNVHLLNTLGAHVTLVAPPTLVPVGVEQWPCDVSYSLDEVLPKSDAVMMLRVQRERMNAAYFPTEREYSRRYGLDGERMAKMPEHAIVMHPGPMVRGMEITAEVADSDRCTAVEQVANGVSIRMAVLYLLLGGSEPAAPATPARTEESK from the coding sequence ATGAAGCGCCACCTCATCTCGGCCGCCGACCTCACCCGCGACGACGCCGTCCTGATCCTCGACACCGCCGAGGAGATGGCCCGGGTCGCCGACCGGCCGATCAAGAAGCTCCCGACCCTGCGCGGCCGTACCGTCGTCAACCTCTTCTTCGAGGACTCGACGCGTACCCGCATCTCCTTCGAGGCCGCCGCCAAGCGCCTCTCCGCCGATGTCATCAACTTCTCCGCGAAGGGTTCGTCCGTCTCCAAGGGCGAGTCGCTCAAGGACACCGCGCTGACCCTGGAGGCGATGGGCGCCGACGCCGTCGTCATCCGGCACGGCGCCTCCGGTGCCCCGTACCGCCTGGCCACCTCCGGCTGGATCGACGGCGCCGTCGTCAACGCCGGTGACGGCACCCACGAACACCCCACCCAGGCACTGCTGGACGCCTTCACCATGCGCCGCCGCCTCGTCGGGGCCGACAGCGGCCTCGGCCGGGACCTCGAAGGCCGCCGGATCACCATCGTCGGCGACATCCTGCACAGCCGGGTGGCCCGCTCCAACGTCCACCTGCTGAACACGCTCGGCGCCCACGTCACCCTGGTGGCCCCGCCGACCCTCGTCCCGGTCGGCGTCGAGCAGTGGCCGTGCGATGTCAGCTACAGCCTCGACGAGGTGCTGCCGAAGTCCGACGCGGTGATGATGCTGCGTGTGCAGCGCGAACGGATGAACGCCGCGTACTTCCCGACCGAGCGCGAGTACTCCCGCCGCTACGGCCTGGACGGCGAGCGGATGGCGAAGATGCCCGAGCACGCCATCGTCATGCACCCCGGCCCGATGGTCCGCGGCATGGAGATCACCGCCGAGGTCGCCGACTCCGACCGGTGCACGGCCGTCGAGCAGGTCGCCAACGGCGTCTCGATCCGCATGGCCGTCCTGTACCTGCTGCTGGGCGGCTCCGAGCCCGCCGCCCCGGCCACCCCCGCCCGTACCGAGGAGAGCAAGTAA
- the pyrR gene encoding bifunctional pyr operon transcriptional regulator/uracil phosphoribosyltransferase PyrR: MDAQHEATGNAARPVLEAPDIARALTRIAHEIVERAKGADDVVLLGIPTRGVFIARRLAEKLEEITGRKMPVGSLDITMYRDDLRLRPARALARTEIPGDGIEGRLVVLVDDVLFSGRTIRAALDALGDIGRPRAVQLAVLVDRGHRELPIRADYVGKNLPTSLRETVKVQLAEEDGRDAVLLGVQQTAPAGAQ; this comes from the coding sequence ATGGACGCACAGCACGAAGCCACCGGCAATGCGGCACGCCCCGTTCTCGAGGCTCCCGACATCGCCCGGGCACTGACCCGAATCGCCCACGAGATCGTCGAACGCGCCAAGGGCGCCGACGACGTGGTGCTTCTCGGCATCCCGACGCGGGGCGTATTCATCGCCCGTCGGCTCGCCGAAAAGCTCGAAGAGATCACCGGCCGAAAGATGCCGGTCGGCTCGCTCGACATCACCATGTACCGCGACGATCTGCGGCTGCGCCCCGCGCGCGCCCTGGCCCGCACCGAGATCCCCGGAGACGGCATCGAGGGCCGCCTGGTCGTCCTCGTCGACGACGTCCTCTTCTCGGGCCGCACGATCCGCGCCGCGCTCGACGCGCTGGGCGACATCGGCAGGCCCCGCGCGGTGCAGCTCGCCGTCCTCGTCGACCGCGGTCACCGCGAACTCCCGATCCGTGCCGATTACGTCGGCAAGAACCTCCCCACGTCGCTGCGGGAGACGGTCAAGGTCCAGCTCGCCGAGGAGGACGGCCGCGACGCCGTGCTGCTCGGCGTCCAGCAGACCGCCCCGGCGGGCGCGCAGTAG
- the bldD gene encoding transcriptional regulator BldD has product MSSEYAKQLGAKLRAIRTQQGLSLHGVEEKSQGRWKAVVVGSYERGDRAVTVQRLAELADFYGVPVQELLPGTTPGGAAEPPPKLVLDLERLAHVPPEKAGPLQRYAATIQSQRGDYNGKVLSIRQDDLRTLAVIYDQSPSVLTEQLISWGVLDADARRAVAHEEG; this is encoded by the coding sequence ATGTCCAGCGAATACGCAAAGCAGCTCGGGGCCAAACTCCGTGCCATCCGCACCCAGCAGGGCCTCTCCCTCCATGGCGTGGAGGAGAAGTCCCAGGGCCGCTGGAAGGCCGTCGTGGTCGGTTCGTACGAGCGCGGCGACCGTGCCGTGACCGTACAGCGTCTCGCCGAGCTCGCGGACTTCTACGGGGTCCCGGTGCAGGAGCTCCTGCCCGGTACGACGCCCGGCGGGGCCGCAGAGCCGCCGCCGAAGCTCGTCCTGGACCTGGAGCGTCTCGCCCATGTCCCGCCGGAGAAGGCCGGCCCGCTGCAGCGCTACGCGGCCACGATCCAGAGCCAGCGCGGTGACTACAACGGCAAGGTGCTCTCGATCCGCCAGGACGACCTGCGCACACTGGCTGTGATCTACGACCAGTCGCCGTCCGTACTCACGGAACAGCTGATCAGCTGGGGTGTGCTCGACGCGGACGCGCGTCGCGCCGTGGCCCACGAGGAGGGCTGA
- the nusB gene encoding transcription antitermination factor NusB — protein MAARNKARKRAFQILFEADQRGESVQTVLADWVRHSRSDPRQPPVTEYTMELVEGYAQYADRIDDLIVTYAVDWEIDRMPVVDRNILRLGAYELIWVDGTPDAVVIDEAVQLAKEFSTDDSPSFVNGMLARFKDLKPNLRREQ, from the coding sequence GTGGCTGCTCGGAACAAGGCCCGCAAGCGCGCCTTCCAGATCCTCTTCGAGGCCGACCAGCGCGGTGAGTCCGTGCAGACGGTCCTCGCGGACTGGGTGCGGCACTCGCGGTCCGACCCTCGTCAGCCGCCGGTCACCGAGTACACGATGGAGCTCGTCGAGGGGTACGCGCAGTACGCGGACCGGATCGACGACCTCATCGTGACGTACGCGGTGGACTGGGAGATCGACCGCATGCCGGTCGTCGACCGGAACATCCTGCGGCTCGGTGCGTACGAGCTGATCTGGGTGGACGGGACCCCGGACGCGGTGGTGATCGACGAGGCGGTCCAGCTCGCCAAGGAGTTCTCCACCGACGACTCCCCGTCCTTCGTGAACGGGATGCTGGCCCGGTTCAAGGACCTCAAGCCGAACCTCCGCCGGGAGCAGTAG
- the efp gene encoding elongation factor P, whose protein sequence is MASTNDLKNGLVLKLDGGQLWSVVEFQHVKPGKGPAFVRTKLKNVLSGKVVDKTFNAGVKVETATIDRRDMQFSYMDGEYFVFMDMDTYDQLMVDRKAVGDAANFLIEGFTASVAQHEGEVLYVELPAAVELTIQHTDPGVQGDRSTGGTKPATLETGYEIGVPLFITTGEKIKVDTRTGDYLGRVNS, encoded by the coding sequence GTGGCTTCCACGAACGACCTCAAGAACGGCCTGGTGCTCAAGCTCGACGGAGGCCAGCTCTGGTCCGTCGTCGAGTTCCAGCACGTCAAGCCCGGCAAGGGCCCGGCCTTCGTGCGCACCAAGCTCAAGAACGTGCTGTCCGGCAAGGTCGTCGACAAGACGTTCAACGCCGGCGTGAAGGTCGAAACGGCCACCATCGACCGTCGCGACATGCAGTTCTCGTACATGGACGGCGAGTACTTCGTCTTCATGGACATGGACACGTACGACCAGCTCATGGTCGACCGCAAGGCTGTCGGCGACGCCGCCAACTTCCTGATCGAGGGGTTCACCGCCTCCGTCGCCCAGCACGAGGGCGAGGTGCTCTACGTCGAGCTGCCTGCCGCCGTCGAGCTGACCATCCAGCACACCGACCCGGGCGTCCAGGGCGACCGCTCCACCGGTGGCACCAAGCCCGCCACGCTGGAGACCGGCTACGAGATCGGCGTGCCCCTCTTCATCACCACGGGTGAGAAGATCAAGGTCGACACCCGCACGGGCGACTACCTCGGCCGGGTGAACAGCTAA
- a CDS encoding aminopeptidase P family protein: MSEVYAVRRGQLRDRCAAVGSAAALVSRPANVRYLAGAAPPGAVLLLGPVEDVLLCSHAPTGDPADGRTDDQLRVSPLPVTDGDPVVAAADLAGSSGAESLAVEEHHLTVARHRAMGSVAPRLRLADLGTTVEQLRLVKDEEEIACLRIAAEITDQALGELLESILVGRTERHLALELERRLVDHGADGPAFATSVATGPNSGQGRHRPSDRRVEEGDFLSVCLGANYRGYRCEIGRTFVIGTTPADWQIELYDLVFAAQRAGREALVPGAAYRDVDRAARHLLDSAGHGEGLAPWTGHGVGLEIDEDPQLAPAAMGKLDACVPVTVEPGVHLPGRGGVRIDDTLVVRPEADGGPELLTITTKELLAL, encoded by the coding sequence ATGTCAGAGGTGTACGCCGTCCGCCGCGGGCAGCTCCGCGACCGGTGCGCCGCCGTCGGATCCGCGGCCGCTCTGGTCTCCCGCCCCGCCAACGTCCGCTATCTCGCGGGCGCAGCGCCCCCGGGCGCCGTGCTGCTGCTCGGCCCCGTCGAGGACGTCCTGCTCTGCTCCCACGCCCCGACCGGCGATCCCGCCGACGGACGCACCGACGATCAGCTGCGGGTCTCCCCGCTGCCGGTCACCGACGGCGATCCGGTGGTCGCGGCCGCCGATCTGGCCGGTTCCTCGGGCGCGGAGTCCCTGGCCGTCGAGGAGCACCATCTGACGGTCGCCCGCCACCGGGCCATGGGCTCGGTCGCCCCGAGGCTCCGGCTCGCCGATCTCGGCACCACCGTCGAGCAGCTGCGCCTCGTCAAGGACGAGGAGGAGATCGCCTGTCTGCGGATCGCCGCGGAGATCACCGACCAGGCCCTGGGCGAACTCCTCGAATCCATCCTGGTGGGCCGCACCGAACGCCATCTCGCCCTGGAGCTGGAGCGCCGCCTGGTGGACCACGGCGCCGACGGCCCCGCCTTCGCCACCTCCGTGGCCACCGGGCCGAACTCCGGCCAGGGCCGCCACCGCCCCTCGGACCGGCGAGTGGAGGAAGGAGACTTCCTCTCCGTGTGCCTCGGTGCGAACTACCGCGGCTACCGCTGCGAGATCGGCCGTACGTTCGTCATCGGCACGACACCGGCCGACTGGCAGATCGAGCTCTACGACCTGGTATTCGCCGCTCAGCGGGCCGGGCGCGAGGCGCTCGTGCCCGGCGCCGCCTACCGCGATGTGGACCGCGCGGCCCGTCATCTCCTGGACTCCGCGGGCCATGGCGAGGGCCTGGCACCGTGGACCGGGCACGGTGTGGGGCTCGAAATCGACGAGGACCCGCAGCTGGCACCGGCCGCCATGGGTAAACTGGACGCTTGTGTGCCGGTCACCGTCGAACCGGGGGTCCACCTCCCGGGCCGGGGCGGGGTCCGGATCGATGACACGCTCGTCGTGCGCCCCGAGGCGGACGGCGGACCCGAGCTACTCACCATTACGACCAAGGAGCTGCTCGCGCTCTAG
- a CDS encoding Pro-rich N-terminal domain-containing protein, giving the protein MQHAVGAPLPPPQGPGSGPAGWTHQAQHPGPPGPPPPSPPTPQGWSVPAPQHAPAPPPRETTGHIQLPPGGPVPLPAPPAEPGTGSATLAVLLIGPAGAGKTTVAKLWASRRRVPTAHVSLDDVREWVCSGFADPQAGWNDHSEAQYRLARRTCGFAARNFLANGISCILDDAVFPDRPVVGLGGWKRHVGPGLLPVVLLPGLEIVLERNAARSGNRRLSDEEVARIHGRMAGWYGSGLPIIDNSTYDVETTARVLDDVLARSIASPPAW; this is encoded by the coding sequence ATGCAGCACGCAGTGGGGGCCCCGCTGCCGCCGCCCCAAGGCCCCGGAAGCGGACCTGCCGGCTGGACGCACCAGGCCCAGCACCCCGGACCGCCGGGTCCACCGCCCCCCAGCCCTCCCACGCCCCAGGGCTGGAGCGTGCCCGCCCCACAGCACGCCCCGGCGCCTCCCCCCAGGGAGACCACCGGGCACATCCAGTTGCCGCCCGGCGGGCCCGTCCCGCTGCCCGCACCGCCCGCCGAGCCCGGCACCGGCAGCGCGACCCTCGCCGTCCTCCTGATCGGCCCCGCGGGCGCCGGCAAGACGACCGTGGCCAAGCTCTGGGCCAGCCGCCGCCGGGTCCCCACCGCCCACGTCAGCCTCGACGACGTACGCGAATGGGTCTGCTCCGGCTTCGCCGACCCGCAGGCCGGGTGGAACGACCACTCCGAGGCCCAGTACCGCCTCGCCCGCCGCACCTGTGGCTTCGCCGCGCGCAACTTCCTCGCCAACGGCATCTCCTGCATCCTCGACGACGCCGTCTTCCCCGACCGGCCGGTCGTCGGCCTCGGCGGCTGGAAGCGCCATGTCGGCCCCGGACTGCTGCCCGTCGTCCTGCTGCCCGGCCTGGAGATCGTGCTGGAGCGCAATGCGGCCCGCAGCGGGAACCGCCGCCTCTCCGACGAGGAGGTCGCCCGGATCCACGGCCGGATGGCCGGCTGGTACGGCTCCGGACTGCCGATCATCGACAACTCGACCTACGACGTGGAGACCACCGCCCGCGTCCTGGACGACGTACTGGCCCGCTCCATAGCCAGCCCGCCGGCCTGGTGA
- the aroQ gene encoding type II 3-dehydroquinate dehydratase, translated as MTRQVLVLNGPNLGRLGSREPDVYGATSYAGLVETCQALGKELGFDVDVRETNDEGELIRWLHEAADGSIPVVLNPGAFTHYSYGMRDAAAQRTAPLIEVHISNPYAREEFRHTSVVAPIATGTVAGFGIGSYRLALRALADELTD; from the coding sequence GTGACGCGCCAGGTCCTCGTCCTCAACGGGCCCAACCTCGGCCGGCTCGGCTCCCGCGAGCCCGATGTGTACGGCGCCACCTCCTACGCCGGACTCGTCGAGACCTGTCAGGCGCTCGGCAAGGAGCTCGGCTTCGACGTCGACGTCCGGGAGACCAACGATGAGGGCGAGCTGATCCGCTGGCTCCACGAGGCCGCGGACGGTTCAATTCCGGTCGTTCTCAACCCGGGGGCCTTCACCCACTATTCGTACGGAATGCGGGACGCGGCGGCCCAGCGCACCGCCCCGCTGATCGAGGTGCACATCTCGAACCCGTACGCACGGGAGGAATTCCGCCACACCTCCGTGGTCGCGCCCATCGCCACGGGTACCGTGGCCGGTTTCGGCATCGGCTCCTACCGCCTCGCCCTGCGCGCCCTCGCTGACGAGCTGACCGACTGA
- the aroB gene encoding 3-dehydroquinate synthase: MSGPLIVLVGPMGVGKSTVGELLADRLGTTYRDTDADVVATAGKPISEIFYDEGEEHFRELERHAVHTAVAEHTGVLSLGGGAVLDATTRALLADRPVVYLSMDVEEAVRRVGLNTARPLLAVNPRRQWRELMDARRHLYTEVARATVATDERTPEEVAQAVLDALELPEHGDDPAAPGRENTRMTEQGPTRIQIAGSAGTDPYEVLVGRQLLGELPTLIGDRAKRVAVLHPEALAETGEAVRQDLAEQGYEAIAIQLPNAEEAKTVEVAAYCWKALGQTGFTRSDVIVGVGGGATTDVAGFVAATWLRGVRWIAVPTTVLAMVDAAVGGKTGINTAEGKNLVGAFHPPAGVLCDLAALDSLPVNDYVSGMAEIIKAGFIADPAILDLVEADPEGARTPTGPHTAELIERAIRVKAEVVSSDLKESGLREILNYGHTLAHAIEKNERYKWRHGAAVSIGMVFAAELGRLAGRLDDATADRHRAVLESVGLPLTYRGDQWPKLLENMKVDKKSRGDLLRFIVLDGLGKPTVLEGPDPAVLLAAYGEVSA; this comes from the coding sequence ATGAGCGGCCCGCTGATCGTCCTCGTCGGCCCGATGGGTGTGGGCAAGTCCACGGTCGGTGAACTGCTCGCCGACCGGCTCGGCACCACCTACCGCGACACCGATGCGGACGTCGTCGCCACGGCCGGCAAGCCGATCTCGGAGATCTTCTACGACGAGGGCGAGGAACACTTCCGCGAGCTGGAGCGACACGCGGTGCACACCGCCGTCGCCGAGCACACGGGTGTCCTCTCCCTCGGCGGCGGCGCCGTGCTCGACGCGACGACCCGCGCGCTGCTCGCCGATCGCCCCGTCGTCTATCTCTCGATGGACGTCGAAGAGGCCGTCAGACGGGTGGGGCTGAACACGGCGCGCCCGCTGCTCGCCGTCAACCCGCGCCGGCAGTGGCGCGAGCTGATGGACGCCCGCCGTCATCTGTACACCGAGGTGGCCCGGGCGACCGTCGCCACCGACGAGCGCACCCCCGAAGAGGTCGCCCAGGCGGTCCTCGACGCACTGGAACTGCCGGAGCACGGGGACGACCCCGCGGCCCCCGGCCGGGAGAACACACGTATGACCGAGCAGGGCCCCACCCGTATCCAGATCGCCGGCAGCGCGGGCACCGACCCGTACGAGGTGCTGGTCGGCCGGCAGCTCCTCGGCGAGCTGCCCACGCTCATCGGAGACCGCGCCAAGCGGGTCGCCGTGCTGCACCCCGAGGCGCTCGCCGAGACCGGTGAGGCGGTTCGCCAGGACCTCGCCGAGCAGGGCTACGAGGCCATCGCGATCCAGCTGCCGAACGCCGAGGAGGCCAAGACCGTCGAGGTCGCGGCGTACTGCTGGAAGGCGCTCGGGCAGACCGGCTTCACCCGCAGCGACGTCATCGTCGGCGTCGGCGGCGGCGCCACCACCGATGTGGCCGGATTCGTCGCGGCGACCTGGCTGCGCGGGGTGCGCTGGATCGCCGTACCGACGACCGTGCTCGCGATGGTCGACGCGGCCGTCGGCGGCAAGACCGGCATCAACACCGCCGAGGGCAAGAACCTCGTCGGCGCCTTCCATCCGCCCGCCGGGGTCCTGTGCGACCTCGCCGCCCTGGACTCGCTGCCCGTGAACGACTACGTCAGCGGCATGGCCGAGATCATCAAGGCCGGCTTCATCGCCGACCCGGCGATCCTCGACCTCGTCGAGGCGGACCCGGAAGGCGCCCGTACGCCCACCGGACCGCACACCGCCGAGCTGATCGAACGCGCCATCCGGGTCAAGGCCGAGGTCGTCTCCAGCGACCTCAAGGAATCCGGGCTGCGCGAGATCCTCAACTACGGTCACACCCTGGCCCACGCCATCGAGAAGAACGAGCGCTACAAGTGGCGCCACGGCGCGGCCGTCTCCATCGGGATGGTCTTCGCCGCCGAGCTGGGCCGGCTGGCCGGACGCCTCGACGATGCCACCGCCGACCGGCACCGCGCCGTCCTGGAGTCCGTCGGACTGCCGCTCACCTACCGGGGCGACCAGTGGCCCAAGCTGCTGGAGAACATGAAGGTCGACAAGAAGTCCCGCGGCGACCTGCTGCGCTTCATCGTCCTGGACGGCCTCGGCAAGCCCACCGTCCTGGAGGGCCCCGACCCGGCCGTGCTGCTCGCCGCCTACGGGGAGGTGTCCGCGTGA